In the Cucurbita pepo subsp. pepo cultivar mu-cu-16 chromosome LG17, ASM280686v2, whole genome shotgun sequence genome, TTTGTGCTCAACCACGGTTGCTGCAGAGGATGGGCTTAGGTAGACTGGGCGGAATTACGTCTACAAGAAGGCCCAAAAATCTGGTTCAACTGTCGTGACTGCTTTGGGCCTATAAACCATGGGCCTTCTGAACAGATCCGAAACTAAGTTAGAAAAGAGGCCCAAGAAGAAGGCCCAAGAAGAACTTATAGCCACCGGTTTGGGCTCAACCCCGAGAAGGACCGAAAAACTGGTCCAACAAATCTCGGGCATTAGAAAGGAGGCCTAAAGTTAGAAAAGAGGCCCAACTTTCGTCTACAAGAAGGCCCAAAAATCTGATACAACGGCCTTGACTGCTTTGGGCCTTTAAACCTTGGGCTTTCTGAACAGAGCCGATATCAAGTTAGAAAAGAGGCCCAATGAAAAGGCCCAAATAGCATATATAGCCACCGCTAAagatttaaataacaaaataaaaatagNCAGCGGTTATGAGAAGTCCTTTGCTGATTTCACTTAGcttaaaaaagagaataattcCAAGAGCTTCAGTACTGCTGTTTCTGTTTCAGAAAGGTTTGACTAAGAAAAAAACCATGTTGGTAAAACCATATATGTACACTGAAACTCAGTTCTTGCAGAAGTATGTTCGTCCTCATCTGAAAGAGGCTCCTCAGCTATCGAAGCTNTCGGCTTCAATGTCTAATTTCCTCTGCAAAACCCTACTTCAGGTTCGGCATCTCACCGCGATTTCGCCATATCCAAAGCTCCGCTGTGTTCAATCACTCCATTTCAACTACAGCACTGGCGCTTCCGATTCACATTCTTCTACGGTTTCGTATCTCATAAACTCATACTCGTTGTCTCCTAAATCTGCTTCATCTGCTTCAAAGCTCGTTGGCTTCATTTCTCCTGAAAAActagatttggtgatctcttTCTTCAAGAATCACGGTTTTTCTATTGCTCATATCTCGTTCATTATCGGGAAACNATGATTTGCAGAAATGTCAATTGTTGGTTACCCAATAGCTATAGAATCCCAGACCTCATAGTAAACTTAGGGGTATTTAGAAAGACCGGattgtgtaacagcccaagcctaccgttagcagatattgtctgctttgagaTTCACGATTTTAANATGCTCCGAGAATCTTGATGAGAAGCGTTGATGAACATCTGGTTCCTGCTTTTGATCTTTTGAAAGGTTATCTTGGATCTAATGAGCGAACTATCGCATCAATCAAACGCTTTCCGAGTATCATTGCGGATATTCGCCAAACACATTTGAGCGGATCTGTTAGAATGTTGCTCGACGCCGGCGTGCGTGAGGAGCATGttatgtattttcttttttaccagCCGAGAATGTTCACTATGGCTCTAGACAGGTTTAGGGAGATTTTGGaatatgtgaagaaaatggggTTTGATCCATCGAAATCTAGCTTTGTTCAAGCTGTTCGTGCTATACGAGGAATGAGCAAATCGACATGGGTACGGAAGCTTGGTATTTACAAGAGGTGGGGTTTATCTGAAGAACAGATTCTTGCTGCATTTAGGAGCCATCCATGGTGTATGACATTATCAGAGGAAAAAATTATGTTGGCAATGGATTTCTTTGTCAACAAATTAGGTTGGGAAACTGCAGCGGTTATGAGAAGTCCTTTGCTGATTTCACTTAGcttaaaaaagagaataattcCAAGAGCTTCAGTACTGCTGTTTCTGTTTCAGAAAGGTTTGACTAAGAAAAAAACCATGTTGGTAAAACCATATATGTACACTGAAACTCAGTTCTTGCAGAAGTATGTTCGTCCTCATCTGAAAGAGGCTCCTCAGCTATCGAAGCTTTATCGTGTAAATGTGGATGGTGGGATAAtcgattatgaaatttgaggCAGTTAAACTGCATGAAATGCAATGCCTGAATATCTTGACTGATAGTTTACCCTGTTTCATTACAAGTTTTTTGCTGCGAAAGACTGATTCTTGATTGCTCATAAACGTTAAATTAGCATTAAGCTCTGCCGTGATTTATAAGAGTCTGTTGGTTTGCTGAATGATTTGCAGAAATGTCAATTGTTGGTTACCCAATAGCTATAGAATCCCAGACCTCATAGTAAACTTAGGGGTATTTAGAAAGACCGGattgtgtaacagcccaagcctaccgttagcagatattgtctgctttgagattcacgattttaaaacgcgtttactagggagaagtttccatactcttataaggaatgtttcgttccccttccCAACTAacgtaagatctcacattgttATTTTGCAAGGTTATTGGACATTTGAGAAAGCGAAGAGTCATGAAGCAAGCTAAATCAGTTGCCTgtaaatttttgttctaaaatgTCGAATGCTTTTGaaaatagtttcaaaaaaGTCCATCAAAGCAATAGGTTCTTGTTGGATTAAGAGAAAATGACAACACAAAATCCAAGTAGGGAGTTGAAGAGCTATAAAACGTAGATGTTGTTCTGGTAGTGTAACTGCGGTTGAATTTTGGTTGAAACAATGATGCAACTTTTGAAGGCCCCATCCATCAAATTTGTCTGTCAATTTCCTTTGTGAGAGGGTGAGACTGATGGGAAAGGATCTCTGTTTGAAAATGGTTTGAATTGAAGCAATTATTGAATGTATCTGATTTTGTCAATTAGGAACTCCCAACGTTTGATATcgatagatattgtctactttggctcgctatgtatcgtcgttagcctcgtggttttaaaacatgtctactaagGGAAGgctctccaacagatgtgagatcttacaatccaccccttttgggctCATCGTCCAGTATCTAGCTTTAGTATAATTTGTACCGGCCTAAgaagtatttttataagagGCCTACCCTATTATAAACTCTGAATGACTTGTTGGATTATTTCTTATACCATTCAAGTGAAAACACCAGCAgtattcttaataaaaataaaaaaatacagattTCCCGCCCCCTCCCCTCCTTCCCACTTTTCCCCTCTTCGAAATAAGCCCATACATCGGGCCCAAAAATCTGATAAGGGCTGAAAAGTCAATGACGTATTTGATAAGGGCTCTAAAATCTGGCCCAGAACCACTTAGGTCCAATTTTGAAATAAGCCCATACATCGGGCCCAATAACTTAGCCCAATAAGAAATCTGATTGATTTCGGCCCATAACGGGCGATTCTAGATTGTGCTTTCGAAGGCCCAATAAACAGTTAACATTAACCGCTGTGGGCCCATAAACGGAGCTTGATTGGGGTGTTGGGTGTATATCTGAAATGGGCCGATATTATGTTTGAATGTAGGCCCAATAGACAGATATTAACATCTTTGAGCCCGTAATCTAACGGTCCCTAGGATGGGCTTAGCTAGACTGTGCCAAAATTTCGTCTACAAGAAGGCCCATAAACCTGGTTCAACGGTCGTGACTGCTTTGCGCCTATAAACCATGGGCCTTCTGAACAGAGTCGAAATTAAGTTAGAACAGAGGCCCCAGGAGACGGCCCAAAAAACTGGTCCAACAAAGGTGACCGCTTTGGGACTATAAATCTCGGGCCTTAGAAAAGAGGCCCGAAGTTAGAAAAGAGGCCCAAATTACGTCGACAAGAAGGCCCAAAAATATGATCCAACGGTTGTGACTTATTTGGGCCTATAAACCATGGGCCTTCTTAACACAGCCGAAATTAAGTTCGAAAAGAGGCCCTGAAGAAGGCCCAACAAGCACTTATAGACACCGGTTTGGGCTCGACCCCGAGAAGGAAGCGGACTAAGGAATAGGCCCAAAAGAATTCATAGTCACCGCTTTGGGCTTAACCCCGAGAAGACCCAAAAATCGGGTCCAACGATTGTGACCGCTTTGGGCCTATAAATCATGGGCCTTAGAAAGATTCCCAGAGTTTGAAAAGAGGCCCAAATTTGTTGACAAGAAGGCCCAAAAATCTGNGCCCAAAAAACTGGTCCAACAAATGTGACCGCTTTGAGCCTATAAATCTCGGGTCTTAGAAAAGAGGCCCAACCTACGTCTACAAGAAGGCCCAAAAATCTGATCCATCGGTCGTGACTGATTTGGGCCTAAAAACAATGGGCCTTCTGAACATAGCCGATATTAAGTTAGAAGAGAAGCCCAAGGAGAAGGCCCAACAAGCAGTTATAAGCACCGCTTTGGGCTCAACCTCGAGAAGGCCCAAAAAACTTTTCCAACAAATGTGACCGCTTTGTGTCTGTAAATCTCGAGCCATAGAAAAGAGGCCCAAAGTTAGAAAAGAGGCCCAAACTACGTCTACAAGAAGGCCCAAAAATCTGATCCAACAGTTGTGTCTGCTTTGGGCCTATAAACCTTGGGCCTTGTGAACAGAGCCGATATTAAGTTAGAAAAGCGGACTAAGGAATAGGCCCAAAAGAATTCATAGTCACCGCTTTGGGCTTAACCCCGAGAAGACCCAAAAATCGGGTCCAACGATTGTGACCGTTTTGGGCCTATAAATCATGGGCCTTAGAAAGATTCCCAGAGTTTGAAAAGAGGCCCAAATTTGTTGACAAGAAGGCCCAAAAATCTGATCCAACGGTCGTGACTGATTTGGGCCTATAAACCTTGGGCCTTCTGAACAGAGCCGATATTAAGTTAGATGAATGGCCCAAGGAGTAGGCCCAAAAAGTATGAATAGTCACCGATTTTTGCTGAACCCCGAGAAGGCCCAAAATACTGGTCTAACGATGGTNGCATGAATAGTCACCGATTTGGGCTGAACCCCGAGAAGGC is a window encoding:
- the LOC111778694 gene encoding transcription termination factor MTERF6, chloroplastic/mitochondrial-like, which encodes MRSVDEHLVPAFDLLKGYLGSNERTIASIKRFPSIIADIRQTHLSGSVRMLLDAGVREEHVMYFLFYQPRMFTMALDRFREILEYVKKMGFDPSKSSFVQAVRAIRGMSKSTWVRKLGIYKRWGLSEEQILAAFRSHPWCMTLSEEKIMLAMDFFVNKLGWETAAVMRSPLLISLSLKKRIIPRASVLLFLFQKGLTKKKTMLVKPYMYTETQFLQKYVRPHLKEAPQLSKLYRVNVDGGIIDYEI